A genomic window from Nematostella vectensis chromosome 9, jaNemVect1.1, whole genome shotgun sequence includes:
- the LOC5518190 gene encoding glucose-6-phosphate exchanger SLC37A2 isoform X3, with protein sequence MGMFVRYCFPMPWECLYGAVFYAMGMFVSGYVAEHMDIRHFLTTGMLMSGIFTALFGLGYFIKIHNLAFFLTMQIFAGFFQSTGWPSVVECVGNWFGKGRRGLIMGIWNSHTSVGNIVGGLIAGIWANNAWGWSFIVPGLIVAGMGIFVFFFLVVEPTHVGCLPANQTEPTAVEVKFEGEEEEAERLLSSCPEGSIADSITTSAYLTSRGATGLDHNAVGFFRALLIPGVVEYSLCLFFAKLVSYTFLFWLPFYIENTDIGGKRYGPEKAADLATFFDFGGIIGGIIAGVISDKTNCSGITVVVMLILGGPMLFIYRFFANSSLSQNIGLMFLSGILVNGPYALITTAVSANLGTHECLRGDTKAMAIVTAIIDGTGSLGAALGPLLTGIISPSGWNNVYYMLICADMLAAVFLLRQVFFECLTIKAKLSKTRPRYRPTRVSVAESLLERSLNPELLYAD encoded by the exons ATGGGAATGTTTGTTAGGTACTGTTTTCCTATGCCATGGGAATGTTTGTATGGTGCTGTTTTCTATGCCATGGGAATGTTTGTAAG TGGGTATGTAGCGGAGCACATGGACATTCGGCACTTCCTTACAACTGGCATGCTAATGAGTGGCATCTTTACTGCACTGTTTGGCCTCGGCTATTTCATCAAAATACACAACCTTGCTTTCTTCCTCACAATGCAG ATTTTTGCAGGCTTTTTCCAG TCCACAGGGTGGCCAAGTGTTGTTGAATGCGTAGGAAACTGGTTTGGTAAGGGGAG GCGTGGACTTATCATGGGCATCTGGAATTCACACACATCAGTCGGCAACATTGTTGGTGGTCTGATTGCTGGTATCTGGGCAAACAATGCCTG ggGCTGGTCATTCATTGTTCCTGGTCTAATTGTAGCTGGAATGggaatttttgtgtttttctttcttgtagTAG AGCCTACACACGTTGGGTGTCTTCCTGCCAACCAGACTGAG CCAACTGCTGTTGAAGTCAAATTTGAAGGCGAG GAGGAGGAGGCTGAGCGCTTGCTGTCCAGCTGCCCTGAGGGTTCTATAGCTGATTCAATAACCACATCAGCATACCTG ACATCTAGAGGGGCAACAGGGCTTGATCACAATGCTGTGGGATTCTTCAGGGCACTCTTAATACCC GGCGTGGTTGAGTATTCGTTATGTCTATTCTTTGCTAAGTTAGTGAGCTACACTTTCTTATTCTGGCTACCCTTCTACATTGAGAACACAG ATATTGGAGGGAAAAGATATGGGCCAGAAAAGGCTGCTGACTTGGCCACCTTCTTTGACTTTGGAGGGATCATAG GGGGAATTATTGCCGGGGTAATCTCAGACAAAACGAATTGTAGCGGCATTACAGTAGTGGTCATGCTAATACTTGGAGGCCCAATG TTGTTTATTTACCGGTTCTTTGCTAATTCAAGTTTAAGTCAAAACATTG GGCTGATGTTCCTGTCTGGAATACTCGTCAATGGGCCTTATGCCCTTATCACGACAGCCGTCTCTGCCAACCTG GGGACTCACGAGTGTTTGCGAGGTGACACAAAAGCTATGGCGATAGTCACAGCAATCATCGATGGCACCGGATCTTTAG GAGCAGCGCTTGGACCCTTACTCACCGGTATAATTTCGCCCTCT GGGTGGAATAATGTATACTACATGTTGATTTGCGCAGATATGTTAGCCGCTGTG TTCTTATTACGACAAGTTTTCTTTGAATGTCTTACGATCAAGGCAAAGCTAAGCAAAACAAG accAAGATACCGTCCTACCCGGGTATCCGTCGCAGAGTCATTATTAGAGAGAAGTCTAAACCCAGAGTTGCTTTACGCCGATTAG
- the LOC5518190 gene encoding glucose-6-phosphate exchanger SLC37A2 isoform X1: MSTLNVDPRLLLIARRKKIPYGVRLFQWFAKDRNRLYRGHVLIVTFLAYTTYHLSRKPISIVKGTLNANCSSDSVTPLKGSVLGSCSDIRNGSAACRMTTSCPSWAPFDQANGKELLGALDLAFLFSYAMGMFVSGYVAEHMDIRHFLTTGMLMSGIFTALFGLGYFIKIHNLAFFLTMQIFAGFFQSTGWPSVVECVGNWFGKGRRGLIMGIWNSHTSVGNIVGGLIAGIWANNAWGWSFIVPGLIVAGMGIFVFFFLVVEPTHVGCLPANQTEPTAVEVKFEGEEEEAERLLSSCPEGSIADSITTSAYLTSRGATGLDHNAVGFFRALLIPGVVEYSLCLFFAKLVSYTFLFWLPFYIENTDIGGKRYGPEKAADLATFFDFGGIIGGIIAGVISDKTNCSGITVVVMLILGGPMLFIYRFFANSSLSQNIGLMFLSGILVNGPYALITTAVSANLGTHECLRGDTKAMAIVTAIIDGTGSLGAALGPLLTGIISPSGWNNVYYMLICADMLAAVFLLRQVFFECLTIKAKLSKTRPRYRPTRVSVAESLLERSLNPELLYAD, translated from the exons ATGTCTACCCTAAATGTAGACCCGAGACTTCTCTTGATtgcaagaagaaagaaaataccTTATGGAGTCCGCTTATTTCAGTGGTTTGCAAAGGATAGAAATCGACT GTACCGGGGTCATGTACTCATTGTCACTTTCTTGGCATACACTACCTACCACTTGTCCAGGAAACCAATCAGCATTGTCAAG GGTACTCTGAATGCTAACTGCTCTAGTGACTCTGTGACTCCTCTGAAAGGGTCAGTTCTTGGAAGCTGTTCAGACATTAGAAATGGTAGCGCAGCATGTAGGATGACTACAAGTTGCCCTTCCTGGGCCCCCTTTG ATCAGGCAAATGGAAAAGAGCTTCTTGGTGCACTGGACTTGGCCTTTCTGTTCTCCTATGCCATGGGAATGTTTGTAAG TGGGTATGTAGCGGAGCACATGGACATTCGGCACTTCCTTACAACTGGCATGCTAATGAGTGGCATCTTTACTGCACTGTTTGGCCTCGGCTATTTCATCAAAATACACAACCTTGCTTTCTTCCTCACAATGCAG ATTTTTGCAGGCTTTTTCCAG TCCACAGGGTGGCCAAGTGTTGTTGAATGCGTAGGAAACTGGTTTGGTAAGGGGAG GCGTGGACTTATCATGGGCATCTGGAATTCACACACATCAGTCGGCAACATTGTTGGTGGTCTGATTGCTGGTATCTGGGCAAACAATGCCTG ggGCTGGTCATTCATTGTTCCTGGTCTAATTGTAGCTGGAATGggaatttttgtgtttttctttcttgtagTAG AGCCTACACACGTTGGGTGTCTTCCTGCCAACCAGACTGAG CCAACTGCTGTTGAAGTCAAATTTGAAGGCGAG GAGGAGGAGGCTGAGCGCTTGCTGTCCAGCTGCCCTGAGGGTTCTATAGCTGATTCAATAACCACATCAGCATACCTG ACATCTAGAGGGGCAACAGGGCTTGATCACAATGCTGTGGGATTCTTCAGGGCACTCTTAATACCC GGCGTGGTTGAGTATTCGTTATGTCTATTCTTTGCTAAGTTAGTGAGCTACACTTTCTTATTCTGGCTACCCTTCTACATTGAGAACACAG ATATTGGAGGGAAAAGATATGGGCCAGAAAAGGCTGCTGACTTGGCCACCTTCTTTGACTTTGGAGGGATCATAG GGGGAATTATTGCCGGGGTAATCTCAGACAAAACGAATTGTAGCGGCATTACAGTAGTGGTCATGCTAATACTTGGAGGCCCAATG TTGTTTATTTACCGGTTCTTTGCTAATTCAAGTTTAAGTCAAAACATTG GGCTGATGTTCCTGTCTGGAATACTCGTCAATGGGCCTTATGCCCTTATCACGACAGCCGTCTCTGCCAACCTG GGGACTCACGAGTGTTTGCGAGGTGACACAAAAGCTATGGCGATAGTCACAGCAATCATCGATGGCACCGGATCTTTAG GAGCAGCGCTTGGACCCTTACTCACCGGTATAATTTCGCCCTCT GGGTGGAATAATGTATACTACATGTTGATTTGCGCAGATATGTTAGCCGCTGTG TTCTTATTACGACAAGTTTTCTTTGAATGTCTTACGATCAAGGCAAAGCTAAGCAAAACAAG accAAGATACCGTCCTACCCGGGTATCCGTCGCAGAGTCATTATTAGAGAGAAGTCTAAACCCAGAGTTGCTTTACGCCGATTAG
- the LOC5518190 gene encoding glucose-6-phosphate exchanger SLC37A2 isoform X8, which produces MFVSGYVAEHMDIRHFLTTGMLMSGIFTALFGLGYFIKIHNLAFFLTMQIFAGFFQSTGWPSVVECVGNWFGKGRRGLIMGIWNSHTSVGNIVGGLIAGIWANNAWGWSFIVPGLIVAGMGIFVFFFLVVEPTHVGCLPANQTEPTAVEVKFEGEEEEAERLLSSCPEGSIADSITTSAYLTSRGATGLDHNAVGFFRALLIPGVVEYSLCLFFAKLVSYTFLFWLPFYIENTDIGGKRYGPEKAADLATFFDFGGIIGGIIAGVISDKTNCSGITVVVMLILGGPMLFIYRFFANSSLSQNIGLMFLSGILVNGPYALITTAVSANLGTHECLRGDTKAMAIVTAIIDGTGSLGAALGPLLTGIISPSGWNNVYYMLICADMLAAVFLLRQVFFECLTIKAKLSKTRPRYRPTRVSVAESLLERSLNPELLYAD; this is translated from the exons ATGTTTGTAAG TGGGTATGTAGCGGAGCACATGGACATTCGGCACTTCCTTACAACTGGCATGCTAATGAGTGGCATCTTTACTGCACTGTTTGGCCTCGGCTATTTCATCAAAATACACAACCTTGCTTTCTTCCTCACAATGCAG ATTTTTGCAGGCTTTTTCCAG TCCACAGGGTGGCCAAGTGTTGTTGAATGCGTAGGAAACTGGTTTGGTAAGGGGAG GCGTGGACTTATCATGGGCATCTGGAATTCACACACATCAGTCGGCAACATTGTTGGTGGTCTGATTGCTGGTATCTGGGCAAACAATGCCTG ggGCTGGTCATTCATTGTTCCTGGTCTAATTGTAGCTGGAATGggaatttttgtgtttttctttcttgtagTAG AGCCTACACACGTTGGGTGTCTTCCTGCCAACCAGACTGAG CCAACTGCTGTTGAAGTCAAATTTGAAGGCGAG GAGGAGGAGGCTGAGCGCTTGCTGTCCAGCTGCCCTGAGGGTTCTATAGCTGATTCAATAACCACATCAGCATACCTG ACATCTAGAGGGGCAACAGGGCTTGATCACAATGCTGTGGGATTCTTCAGGGCACTCTTAATACCC GGCGTGGTTGAGTATTCGTTATGTCTATTCTTTGCTAAGTTAGTGAGCTACACTTTCTTATTCTGGCTACCCTTCTACATTGAGAACACAG ATATTGGAGGGAAAAGATATGGGCCAGAAAAGGCTGCTGACTTGGCCACCTTCTTTGACTTTGGAGGGATCATAG GGGGAATTATTGCCGGGGTAATCTCAGACAAAACGAATTGTAGCGGCATTACAGTAGTGGTCATGCTAATACTTGGAGGCCCAATG TTGTTTATTTACCGGTTCTTTGCTAATTCAAGTTTAAGTCAAAACATTG GGCTGATGTTCCTGTCTGGAATACTCGTCAATGGGCCTTATGCCCTTATCACGACAGCCGTCTCTGCCAACCTG GGGACTCACGAGTGTTTGCGAGGTGACACAAAAGCTATGGCGATAGTCACAGCAATCATCGATGGCACCGGATCTTTAG GAGCAGCGCTTGGACCCTTACTCACCGGTATAATTTCGCCCTCT GGGTGGAATAATGTATACTACATGTTGATTTGCGCAGATATGTTAGCCGCTGTG TTCTTATTACGACAAGTTTTCTTTGAATGTCTTACGATCAAGGCAAAGCTAAGCAAAACAAG accAAGATACCGTCCTACCCGGGTATCCGTCGCAGAGTCATTATTAGAGAGAAGTCTAAACCCAGAGTTGCTTTACGCCGATTAG
- the LOC5518189 gene encoding protein Flattop homolog: MSTHFSANQYEKSFDAKRLQNWEVPKHFKEHPSSLEGFTQIISNDRGHILEGIPRSSRSPWGEFVGTWDMTKPPLRTKTLKTKAMTENAQQKRKSASPKQEVARTPSPAKASPRRDSPVQASPRNASPLQGSPKKASAEKVRTPSPKAASVSPVANKSPSPKLATPEPC; encoded by the exons ATGTCTACACATTTCAGTGCCAATCAG TACGAGAAGTCATTTGATGCTAAAAGACTTCAAAATTGGGAAGTCCCCAAGCACTTCAAAGAG CACCCCTCTAGCCTTGAAGGCTTTACTCAGATCATCAGCAATGACCGGGGCCACATCCTAGAAGGAATTCCAAGGTCCTCTAGGTCCCCATGGGGCGAGTTTGTTGGCACATGGGACATGACAAAGCCACCACTGAGGACAAAAACCCTCAAAACTAAG GCAATGACTGAGAATgcacaacaaaaaagaaaaagtgcAAGTCCAAAACAAGAGGTTGCTAGAACTCCTAGCCCTGCTAAAGCCAGTCCACGAAGAGATAGTCCAGTACAGGCTAGCCCAAGAAATGCTAGCCCTCTCCAGGGCAGCCCGAAAAAAGCCAGTGCAGAAAAAGTGCGCACCCCTTCACCTAAAGCTGCTTCGGTGTCTCCTGTTGCCAATAAGAGCCCATCCCCCAAACTTGCAACGCCAGAACCTTGCTAA
- the LOC5518190 gene encoding glucose-6-phosphate exchanger SLC37A2 isoform X5, which yields MGMFVSGYVAEHMDIRHFLTTGMLMSGIFTALFGLGYFIKIHNLAFFLTMQIFAGFFQSTGWPSVVECVGNWFGKGRRGLIMGIWNSHTSVGNIVGGLIAGIWANNAWGWSFIVPGLIVAGMGIFVFFFLVVEPTHVGCLPANQTEPTAVEVKFEGEEEEAERLLSSCPEGSIADSITTSAYLTSRGATGLDHNAVGFFRALLIPGVVEYSLCLFFAKLVSYTFLFWLPFYIENTDIGGKRYGPEKAADLATFFDFGGIIGGIIAGVISDKTNCSGITVVVMLILGGPMLFIYRFFANSSLSQNIGLMFLSGILVNGPYALITTAVSANLGTHECLRGDTKAMAIVTAIIDGTGSLGAALGPLLTGIISPSGWNNVYYMLICADMLAAVFLLRQVFFECLTIKAKLSKTRPRYRPTRVSVAESLLERSLNPELLYAD from the exons ATGGGAATGTTTGTAAG TGGGTATGTAGCGGAGCACATGGACATTCGGCACTTCCTTACAACTGGCATGCTAATGAGTGGCATCTTTACTGCACTGTTTGGCCTCGGCTATTTCATCAAAATACACAACCTTGCTTTCTTCCTCACAATGCAG ATTTTTGCAGGCTTTTTCCAG TCCACAGGGTGGCCAAGTGTTGTTGAATGCGTAGGAAACTGGTTTGGTAAGGGGAG GCGTGGACTTATCATGGGCATCTGGAATTCACACACATCAGTCGGCAACATTGTTGGTGGTCTGATTGCTGGTATCTGGGCAAACAATGCCTG ggGCTGGTCATTCATTGTTCCTGGTCTAATTGTAGCTGGAATGggaatttttgtgtttttctttcttgtagTAG AGCCTACACACGTTGGGTGTCTTCCTGCCAACCAGACTGAG CCAACTGCTGTTGAAGTCAAATTTGAAGGCGAG GAGGAGGAGGCTGAGCGCTTGCTGTCCAGCTGCCCTGAGGGTTCTATAGCTGATTCAATAACCACATCAGCATACCTG ACATCTAGAGGGGCAACAGGGCTTGATCACAATGCTGTGGGATTCTTCAGGGCACTCTTAATACCC GGCGTGGTTGAGTATTCGTTATGTCTATTCTTTGCTAAGTTAGTGAGCTACACTTTCTTATTCTGGCTACCCTTCTACATTGAGAACACAG ATATTGGAGGGAAAAGATATGGGCCAGAAAAGGCTGCTGACTTGGCCACCTTCTTTGACTTTGGAGGGATCATAG GGGGAATTATTGCCGGGGTAATCTCAGACAAAACGAATTGTAGCGGCATTACAGTAGTGGTCATGCTAATACTTGGAGGCCCAATG TTGTTTATTTACCGGTTCTTTGCTAATTCAAGTTTAAGTCAAAACATTG GGCTGATGTTCCTGTCTGGAATACTCGTCAATGGGCCTTATGCCCTTATCACGACAGCCGTCTCTGCCAACCTG GGGACTCACGAGTGTTTGCGAGGTGACACAAAAGCTATGGCGATAGTCACAGCAATCATCGATGGCACCGGATCTTTAG GAGCAGCGCTTGGACCCTTACTCACCGGTATAATTTCGCCCTCT GGGTGGAATAATGTATACTACATGTTGATTTGCGCAGATATGTTAGCCGCTGTG TTCTTATTACGACAAGTTTTCTTTGAATGTCTTACGATCAAGGCAAAGCTAAGCAAAACAAG accAAGATACCGTCCTACCCGGGTATCCGTCGCAGAGTCATTATTAGAGAGAAGTCTAAACCCAGAGTTGCTTTACGCCGATTAG
- the LOC116601917 gene encoding uncharacterized protein LOC116601917 produces MEDYKSAIDHIFLCCPQLEHYLKKFVVPAPGDWPTWFYQKKLIAQEVNADASFLSVIPEQGPFHVFLNLQGVVTIYDFLFKKVYKETFGSDLPNKPKPFRVSLVITAVFLAWGKLHDKVLLKFKLCKDIEYASILFLLDEVVPISFFHYPVTFRSGDMESYIMMLKLSLLFIIWKRQHYDRSTLSMLSDFSFHKQHFSQYHELKKKWMALITEKNVEIWHSVLRSFISSYDSASQIRDKALSFATSKTQQLFHNYLTTPYSRGYSEKDLSLVTGTAADALLKIIKQVGQNLGKAKQVPQETNARGQPKGDMKFFLPTFDTTITSKAMPLGYSFVKEDPSTIPDPKLICDYKNCTQLSTTNVNRLNCFHTFHNFCLEEAGDQCPICSLHLAEKIAEICSAFNESLLKPTAKSTRTTQSNQEPGSNAENDSINVKRNCDPEYYDSAQRESHIDSELNSFVVAQPQLRHNVPNQQAAPSQAINIQVTTHPVGSSTFWFFPPYISQSTLLGRNGSNACTFISLILAHSYITSASRTSIQLSRGPPINPHWLSMMLSAIVCGNSIYDTVTNGYGSPFFKCC; encoded by the exons ATGGAGGACTATAAATCAGCCATTGATCACATATTCCTGTGCTGTCCACAACTGGAACATTACTTGAAAAAGTTTGTAGTACCAGCACCCGGGGACTGGCCAACTTGGTTTTATCAAAAGAAACTCATTGCTCAAGAAGTCAATGCAGATGCCAGTTTCCTATCAGTCATCCCAGAGCAGGGCCCATTTCATGTTTTCCTGAATCTACAAGGTGTTGTAACAATTTATGActtcttatttaaaaaagtgtACAAAGAGACATTTGGATCTGACTTACCCAACAAGCCAAAGCCTTTTCGTGTCAGCCTGGTAATAACTGCTGTTTTTCTGGCGTGGGGCAAATTACATGATAAAGTTCTCCTAAAATTCAAGCTCTGCAAGGACATAGAGTATGCTTCCATTCTGTTTCTTTTAGATGAGGTGGTTCCCATATCATTCTTCCACTATCCTGTTACATTCAGGTCTGGAGACATGGAATCATATATAATGATGTTAAAGTTATCTCTACTGTTTATAATCTGGAAAAGGCAACATTATGACAGATCAACACTCTCGATGCttagtgacttttcttttcacAAACAACATTTTTCACAGTACCATGAacttaaaaagaaatggaTGGCTCTAATAACAGAAAAGAATGTTGAAATCTGGCATAGTGTGCTACGCAGCTTCATTTCAAGTTATGACAGTGCTAGTCAAATTAGGGACAAAGCCCTGTCATTTGCTACATCAAAGACACAACAGCTCTTTCATAACTATCTAACAACACCATACAGTAGAGGTTATTCTGAAAAAGACCTAAGTTTGGTGACTGGTACAGCTGCTGATGCATTACTGAAAATCATCAAGCAAGTTGGTCAAAATCTGGGAAAAGCAAAGCAG gTTCCACAAGAAACAAATGCAAGAGGGCAGCCTAAAGGAGACATGAAATTTTTTCTTCCTACCTTTGACACCACCATTACTTCAAAAGCAATGCCCCTTGGCTACTCATTTGTAAAAGAAGACCCTTCCACAATACCTGATCCTAAATTAATCTGTGACTACAAAAACTGCACGCAATTATCAACAACCAATGTCAATCGCCTTAActgttttcacacatttcacAATTTTTGTTTAGAAGAAGCTGGAGACCAGTGTCCAATCTGTTCCCTACACCTTGCTGAAAAAATTGCAGAAATCTGTTCAGCATTTAATGAAAGCTTGTTGAAACCAACAGCAAAATCTACtagaacaacacaaagcaatCAAGAACCTGGTAGTAATGCTGAGAATGACAGCATTAATGTCAAAAGAAATTGTGACCCTGAATACTATGACTCTGCACAACGGGAATCCCACATTGACAGCGAGTTAAATTCATTTGTTGTTGCACAGCCACAACTGCGACACAATGTTCCCAATCAACAGGCTGCACCTTCACAGGCAATTAATATCCAAGTTACCACTCATCCAGTTGGTTCATCTACATTTTGGTTCTTTCCTCCTTACATATCTCAGTCAACTCTACTTGGAAGAAATGGATCTAATGCATGTActtttatctcactaattttGGCCCATTCATATATCACTTCTGCAAGCCGAACCAGTATACAGCTCAGCCGTGGTCCTCCCATAAACCCTCATTGGCTTTCAATGATGTTATCTGCAATTGTTTGTGGCAACAGCATATATGACACTGTGACAAATGGTTACGGGTCTCCATTCTTTAAGTGTTGTTGA
- the LOC5518190 gene encoding glucose-6-phosphate exchanger SLC37A2 isoform X2, which yields MGMFVWCCFLCHGNVCKVLFSYAMGMFVSGYVAEHMDIRHFLTTGMLMSGIFTALFGLGYFIKIHNLAFFLTMQIFAGFFQSTGWPSVVECVGNWFGKGRRGLIMGIWNSHTSVGNIVGGLIAGIWANNAWGWSFIVPGLIVAGMGIFVFFFLVVEPTHVGCLPANQTEPTAVEVKFEGEEEEAERLLSSCPEGSIADSITTSAYLTSRGATGLDHNAVGFFRALLIPGVVEYSLCLFFAKLVSYTFLFWLPFYIENTDIGGKRYGPEKAADLATFFDFGGIIGGIIAGVISDKTNCSGITVVVMLILGGPMLFIYRFFANSSLSQNIGLMFLSGILVNGPYALITTAVSANLGTHECLRGDTKAMAIVTAIIDGTGSLGAALGPLLTGIISPSGWNNVYYMLICADMLAAVFLLRQVFFECLTIKAKLSKTRPRYRPTRVSVAESLLERSLNPELLYAD from the exons ATGGGAATGTTTGTATGGTGCTGTTTTCTATGCCATGGGAATGTTTGTAAGGTACTGTTCTCCTATGCCATGGGAATGTTTGTAAG TGGGTATGTAGCGGAGCACATGGACATTCGGCACTTCCTTACAACTGGCATGCTAATGAGTGGCATCTTTACTGCACTGTTTGGCCTCGGCTATTTCATCAAAATACACAACCTTGCTTTCTTCCTCACAATGCAG ATTTTTGCAGGCTTTTTCCAG TCCACAGGGTGGCCAAGTGTTGTTGAATGCGTAGGAAACTGGTTTGGTAAGGGGAG GCGTGGACTTATCATGGGCATCTGGAATTCACACACATCAGTCGGCAACATTGTTGGTGGTCTGATTGCTGGTATCTGGGCAAACAATGCCTG ggGCTGGTCATTCATTGTTCCTGGTCTAATTGTAGCTGGAATGggaatttttgtgtttttctttcttgtagTAG AGCCTACACACGTTGGGTGTCTTCCTGCCAACCAGACTGAG CCAACTGCTGTTGAAGTCAAATTTGAAGGCGAG GAGGAGGAGGCTGAGCGCTTGCTGTCCAGCTGCCCTGAGGGTTCTATAGCTGATTCAATAACCACATCAGCATACCTG ACATCTAGAGGGGCAACAGGGCTTGATCACAATGCTGTGGGATTCTTCAGGGCACTCTTAATACCC GGCGTGGTTGAGTATTCGTTATGTCTATTCTTTGCTAAGTTAGTGAGCTACACTTTCTTATTCTGGCTACCCTTCTACATTGAGAACACAG ATATTGGAGGGAAAAGATATGGGCCAGAAAAGGCTGCTGACTTGGCCACCTTCTTTGACTTTGGAGGGATCATAG GGGGAATTATTGCCGGGGTAATCTCAGACAAAACGAATTGTAGCGGCATTACAGTAGTGGTCATGCTAATACTTGGAGGCCCAATG TTGTTTATTTACCGGTTCTTTGCTAATTCAAGTTTAAGTCAAAACATTG GGCTGATGTTCCTGTCTGGAATACTCGTCAATGGGCCTTATGCCCTTATCACGACAGCCGTCTCTGCCAACCTG GGGACTCACGAGTGTTTGCGAGGTGACACAAAAGCTATGGCGATAGTCACAGCAATCATCGATGGCACCGGATCTTTAG GAGCAGCGCTTGGACCCTTACTCACCGGTATAATTTCGCCCTCT GGGTGGAATAATGTATACTACATGTTGATTTGCGCAGATATGTTAGCCGCTGTG TTCTTATTACGACAAGTTTTCTTTGAATGTCTTACGATCAAGGCAAAGCTAAGCAAAACAAG accAAGATACCGTCCTACCCGGGTATCCGTCGCAGAGTCATTATTAGAGAGAAGTCTAAACCCAGAGTTGCTTTACGCCGATTAG
- the LOC5518190 gene encoding glucose-6-phosphate exchanger SLC37A2 isoform X4, which produces MEMFVSGYVAEHMDIRHFLTTGMLMSGIFTALFGLGYFIKIHNLAFFLTMQIFAGFFQSTGWPSVVECVGNWFGKGRRGLIMGIWNSHTSVGNIVGGLIAGIWANNAWGWSFIVPGLIVAGMGIFVFFFLVVEPTHVGCLPANQTEPTAVEVKFEGEEEEAERLLSSCPEGSIADSITTSAYLTSRGATGLDHNAVGFFRALLIPGVVEYSLCLFFAKLVSYTFLFWLPFYIENTDIGGKRYGPEKAADLATFFDFGGIIGGIIAGVISDKTNCSGITVVVMLILGGPMLFIYRFFANSSLSQNIGLMFLSGILVNGPYALITTAVSANLGTHECLRGDTKAMAIVTAIIDGTGSLGAALGPLLTGIISPSGWNNVYYMLICADMLAAVFLLRQVFFECLTIKAKLSKTRPRYRPTRVSVAESLLERSLNPELLYAD; this is translated from the exons ATGGAAATGTTTGTGAG TGGGTATGTAGCGGAGCACATGGACATTCGGCACTTCCTTACAACTGGCATGCTAATGAGTGGCATCTTTACTGCACTGTTTGGCCTCGGCTATTTCATCAAAATACACAACCTTGCTTTCTTCCTCACAATGCAG ATTTTTGCAGGCTTTTTCCAG TCCACAGGGTGGCCAAGTGTTGTTGAATGCGTAGGAAACTGGTTTGGTAAGGGGAG GCGTGGACTTATCATGGGCATCTGGAATTCACACACATCAGTCGGCAACATTGTTGGTGGTCTGATTGCTGGTATCTGGGCAAACAATGCCTG ggGCTGGTCATTCATTGTTCCTGGTCTAATTGTAGCTGGAATGggaatttttgtgtttttctttcttgtagTAG AGCCTACACACGTTGGGTGTCTTCCTGCCAACCAGACTGAG CCAACTGCTGTTGAAGTCAAATTTGAAGGCGAG GAGGAGGAGGCTGAGCGCTTGCTGTCCAGCTGCCCTGAGGGTTCTATAGCTGATTCAATAACCACATCAGCATACCTG ACATCTAGAGGGGCAACAGGGCTTGATCACAATGCTGTGGGATTCTTCAGGGCACTCTTAATACCC GGCGTGGTTGAGTATTCGTTATGTCTATTCTTTGCTAAGTTAGTGAGCTACACTTTCTTATTCTGGCTACCCTTCTACATTGAGAACACAG ATATTGGAGGGAAAAGATATGGGCCAGAAAAGGCTGCTGACTTGGCCACCTTCTTTGACTTTGGAGGGATCATAG GGGGAATTATTGCCGGGGTAATCTCAGACAAAACGAATTGTAGCGGCATTACAGTAGTGGTCATGCTAATACTTGGAGGCCCAATG TTGTTTATTTACCGGTTCTTTGCTAATTCAAGTTTAAGTCAAAACATTG GGCTGATGTTCCTGTCTGGAATACTCGTCAATGGGCCTTATGCCCTTATCACGACAGCCGTCTCTGCCAACCTG GGGACTCACGAGTGTTTGCGAGGTGACACAAAAGCTATGGCGATAGTCACAGCAATCATCGATGGCACCGGATCTTTAG GAGCAGCGCTTGGACCCTTACTCACCGGTATAATTTCGCCCTCT GGGTGGAATAATGTATACTACATGTTGATTTGCGCAGATATGTTAGCCGCTGTG TTCTTATTACGACAAGTTTTCTTTGAATGTCTTACGATCAAGGCAAAGCTAAGCAAAACAAG accAAGATACCGTCCTACCCGGGTATCCGTCGCAGAGTCATTATTAGAGAGAAGTCTAAACCCAGAGTTGCTTTACGCCGATTAG